From Scatophagus argus isolate fScaArg1 chromosome 10, fScaArg1.pri, whole genome shotgun sequence, a single genomic window includes:
- the supt3h gene encoding transcription initiation protein SPT3 homolog → MSSAMAGSTASSSKDRPVSRTSFIPELQSMMFALGDARRPLHETAALVEDIVHTQLITMLHQACEGAALRGSRVISAEDILFLMRRDKRKVMRLLKYLQFRDYKSKLLKTIEDEDAETGAAGGNQRRQRLAQDFLVWMDQTGDLLSLAERQDVDPIKQERLERLERQTRAMDQAQYSEFCESRQLSFAKKASKFRDWLDCSSLELKPNSMAMEILSYLAYETVAQIVDLSLLVKQEMTAKTNPISHVISASYIHYNTHAEVKKDPDSPEATPPSTPGSSHSSKPLLQGNGSLDGRARQRKRKKSCPATVEPPSGAIQPCHIREAIRRYNYRHTSAYSRSGMAFLAC, encoded by the exons gtttgCTCTGGGAGACGCTCGCAGGCCCCTGCATGAGACAGCAGCTCTGGTGGAGGACATtgtgcacacacagctcatCACTATG CTGCATCAGGCCTGCGAGGGGGCGGCTCTCCGCGGGTCGAGGGTCATTTCAGCCGAGGACATCCTGTTCCTGATGAGGAGGGACAAG AGGAAGGTGATGAGGTTATTAAAATATCTCCAGTTTAGAGATTACAAATCCAAACTACTCAAAACTATAGAGGATGAAGATGCAGAAACAG GGGCTGCCGGTGGTAACCAGCGGAGGCAGAGACTGGCTCAGGATTTTCTCGTGTGGATGGATCAGACCGGGGACCTCCTGTCATTGGCTGAGCGGCAGGACGTAGACCCCATCAAACAAGAGCGgttggag cgTTTAGAGCGTCAGACTCGAGCTATGGACCAGGCTCAGTACTCTGAGTTCTGTGAGAGTCGACAGCTCAGCTTTG ctAAGAAGGCGTCAAAGTTTCGAGACTGGCTGGACTGCAGCAGTTTAGAGCTGAAACCCAACAGCATGGCCATGGAGATCCTATCGTATCTGGCCTATGAGACTGTTGCTCAG ATTGTGGATTTGTCTCTGTTGGTAAAGCAGGAAATGACCGCAAAAACCAATCCCATCAGTCATGTGATCTCTGCCAGCTACATCCACTACAACACTCACGctgag GTAAAGAAGGATCCAGACTCACCTGAAGCCACTCCCCCTTCCACACCAGGCTCCTCCCACTCTTCAAAGCCCCTCCTACAGGGTAACGGCAGTCTGGACGGCCGAGCGAGACAGAGGAAACGCAAAAAG AGCTGTCCAGCCACAGTGGAACCTCCAAGCGGAGCCATCCAGCCCTGTCACATCAGAGAGGCTATTAGACGATacaactacagacacaca AGTGCTTATTCGAGAAGCGGGATGGCCTTCCTCGCCTGTTGA